TATAACACGGAGTATCAATGGTAACCAGAAGGCAATTTTTAGTTACAAGTGCAGGCGCTGGCGCTGGATTTATTGTTCCAGTCATGCTTAATGGCAAGAGAACCTCTGCACAGACAACACCAAGTTATGCGAAACCGCCAAAATTCACCGATTCTTTGCCGATTCCGTTTGCATCGTCCAGTTTGCCATCTACTTCTACATTAACGATTAAAACAACTGCACATAAATTTCACAGTAGTCTTAATGCAGCACCTGCGTTAGCTTACAACTATCAAAGCAACGAGAATTTAACGCTACTTGGCCCAACATTACAGGTAACGAAAAACTCGCCAGTTAGTCTGACATTTAAGAACAACATTGTTGGAGGTCACCCGTTAGCGAGTGCGATCGACACGACTTTGCACGGGCCGAATCACGCAGACGACAAAAACAATCCCCGAATGGCTGTGCATTTTCACGGCATCAACGCCGCACCTGAAGACGACGGTTACCCAACCGATACTTTTCTACCAGGGGGAAGCTTCACCTACGACTTTAACAATAAACAAGAAGCAGCGACGCTGTGGTATCACGACCATGCTCTTGGGATCACTGGAATCAATGTGTTGGGTGGTCTAGCAGGATTATATTTAATTAGGGATGAAGACGATCCCGCAGGTGGCGGTGGGCCGCTCGGTATCCCCGCTGGAGAGCCCTATGAGGTGCCGCTAGTATTACAAGATCGGTTTTTAAAAGAAGACGGCTCAATTTATCACCCCCCCCACTGGGAAATTGAGTATGTCGCCCCTATTGCTACAATCAACGGTAAGGCATGGCCAAAACTGGATGTTGAGCGCACCTTGTACCGATTCCGAATAGTCAACGGCTCAAGCGCCCGAACTTACAACCTTAAGCTGTCGTCTGGGCAAAAAATCATCCAAATTGGTGGTGACCAAGGATTTCTCAACGCTCCGGTGTACCTATCAAACCTGCTAATGGCTCCAGGAGAAAGGGCTGACGTGCTGATTGACTTCTCCGACAGACAGCCTGGAGAAAATATCGTCTTGCAAAATCTTGCTGTTTCGCCGTATCCGTTTGGTAGGGTCAGTTCGTTCTTATCACAATACGATCAACTGCCCGATCTGATGCAGTTTACGGTCAAATCAGGCACCGCCAATAAGAAAGCAATTCCCCAGCAACTGCGAAAAAGTAAACCCCTGATTCAGCCTGCCGCTACTTATGCACCAATCAGGCAGCGGTATTTAACTTTGGTAGAAGTCTCTCCTCCAGGTAGACCACCAGTTGTATTGCTGCAGAACTATCTGTTTTGGCATGAGGTAGAAGACAACGAGCAGTTCATGGAGCGACCCAAGGTTGATACTGTAGAACAATGGAATATCATCAACCTGCAACCAGTGTCCCATCCGATGCACCTCCACCTGGTTCCGTTCCGCATCCTTAACCGACAAAAGCTCGATACAGCCAGGTATCTGAAAGCATACACGGCAGGTGGTAAGCGTACATTGATGCACCCGCAGACAGTACAGGGCGTAACACTAACGCAGGTGTCAGCTAACTACCCGCCAATTAGCCCCGACTCCTATGTGGTTGGTTCTCCCAGACCGCCAGCAGCAAACGAAGCTGGTTGGAAAGATACAGTGCTAGTCAACCCAAACGAGGTCGTCCGCCTCATTGTGCCATTTGGTGCCAATGCTGCACCTAATTTACCTTTCGGCAACTCCTATACTGGACGTTATGTGTGGCATTGCCATATGCTGGGACATGAAGACAACGAGATGATGCTGCCCTACACGGTGATACCGTAACCAATGAAGTAAGGCAGGTCAGCAGTTTTGCTGACCTGCCTTACTGGGTAGGCAGACTATAAATTTACCTAACTGTTATTAGTTCCCAAGGTAGCTTTTATGAAAGTACTTTCCGTTCTAGCTCTGGGTAGTGCTTGCTCAATTTCCCTGAGTTTGCTGGCTAAAGTTGCTCCTGCTTTTGCAGTGAATGAGAATAACAATAATAACTCTTTTGAAACCAGACAAATTATCTCTGGTGATAATACTGTAGATGCAGTACTTGATCCAGGGCTAGTTGATTTTTTCTCATTCTCAAATCTAACTGCGGGAAAATTATTTGATATTAAAGTCAATTCCGACCAAGTAGATTCTCTGCTAGCGTTGCTTGATATTGATAATACTCTTAACAATGGCTATAAGTTGAATGTGTTCAACGATGACAAATCTGACGTTAGTGTTTTATCTCAGTTAACGGGGAAAGTACCGGACACTGGCATTCTGGATTTCGGAGTATCTGGTGCTAATGATCTCACGGCGGTCGGAGAACCAGTTGTTGATCCTGTTACGGGGATAGTTATTAGCCGCGATTATCAACTTGGAGGGGCTCACAATGAATCTGGCTCCTATACACTGTCATTAAACACATTTGATCTTCCCCAAGCTTCTACAAACTCAAAGCTAATTAATGGTGGTTTTGAACAGGGGGATTTTAGTGGATGGGCAACGTTAGGCGAAACCAATATTGATAATCAGCAGTCAAATTTTGGTAGTGGGCCAACGGAGGGGAACTTCCAAGCTTTATTGTCAACTGCTGACGGCTCATTTAATAACTCCATTCTGGAAGAATTCTTAGGGTTAGGTCAGGGAGCATTAGATGCACTTTTGCCTATCCCACTACCACCAAGGACGGCGATTTCACAACCTCCACAAGGTTCTGCTATTCAACAAAAATTTGCTGCAAAGGCTGGGCAACGTTTAACTTTCGATTGGAATTTTCTCACTAATGAGGTAGCAGGTACTGATTTAGGTGCGGCTCTCCCCGATTTTTCCTTTGTGTCGATCAATTCTGAAGCAAACTCTATTAGTAAACTTAACTTCCTGGGTCTGGCTGCGGTTTTTGATCCTACAAACAACCCATTTAAGCCCACTGCAACAACGTTTTTTCAGGAAACTGGCTTTAATACTTTTTCCTACAAGATACCTACGGACGGAATATACAGTTTGGGAATTGGGGTATCCAATAAGTTTGATAACGATGTTGATTCGGCATTATTAGTTGACAATGTGCAAGTTGTCCCCGAACCAAGTTCTTTATTAAGTTTATTGGGTTTTGGTGTTTTAGGCGCAGGTTCATTGCTTAAACGTAAGCAACGGCAAAAAGCAGGTTTGGTCAAAAGTAGTTAGTAAATTGGATGGTTAGCAAGAGGCTCCGCCTCGATTAATTCGTTCCCAGCTTCAATCTGGGAACGAGAGCTATGGCTTTGTTAACTGGGGAGTTCAGTATCTGAATGACAGTGATAAAGCTTGTAATCATATCCATAAACTTGAGGTAAAGAGCG
The sequence above is a segment of the Oculatellaceae cyanobacterium genome. Coding sequences within it:
- a CDS encoding multicopper oxidase domain-containing protein yields the protein MVTRRQFLVTSAGAGAGFIVPVMLNGKRTSAQTTPSYAKPPKFTDSLPIPFASSSLPSTSTLTIKTTAHKFHSSLNAAPALAYNYQSNENLTLLGPTLQVTKNSPVSLTFKNNIVGGHPLASAIDTTLHGPNHADDKNNPRMAVHFHGINAAPEDDGYPTDTFLPGGSFTYDFNNKQEAATLWYHDHALGITGINVLGGLAGLYLIRDEDDPAGGGGPLGIPAGEPYEVPLVLQDRFLKEDGSIYHPPHWEIEYVAPIATINGKAWPKLDVERTLYRFRIVNGSSARTYNLKLSSGQKIIQIGGDQGFLNAPVYLSNLLMAPGERADVLIDFSDRQPGENIVLQNLAVSPYPFGRVSSFLSQYDQLPDLMQFTVKSGTANKKAIPQQLRKSKPLIQPAATYAPIRQRYLTLVEVSPPGRPPVVLLQNYLFWHEVEDNEQFMERPKVDTVEQWNIINLQPVSHPMHLHLVPFRILNRQKLDTARYLKAYTAGGKRTLMHPQTVQGVTLTQVSANYPPISPDSYVVGSPRPPAANEAGWKDTVLVNPNEVVRLIVPFGANAAPNLPFGNSYTGRYVWHCHMLGHEDNEMMLPYTVIP
- a CDS encoding PEP-CTERM sorting domain-containing protein, with amino-acid sequence MKVLSVLALGSACSISLSLLAKVAPAFAVNENNNNNSFETRQIISGDNTVDAVLDPGLVDFFSFSNLTAGKLFDIKVNSDQVDSLLALLDIDNTLNNGYKLNVFNDDKSDVSVLSQLTGKVPDTGILDFGVSGANDLTAVGEPVVDPVTGIVISRDYQLGGAHNESGSYTLSLNTFDLPQASTNSKLINGGFEQGDFSGWATLGETNIDNQQSNFGSGPTEGNFQALLSTADGSFNNSILEEFLGLGQGALDALLPIPLPPRTAISQPPQGSAIQQKFAAKAGQRLTFDWNFLTNEVAGTDLGAALPDFSFVSINSEANSISKLNFLGLAAVFDPTNNPFKPTATTFFQETGFNTFSYKIPTDGIYSLGIGVSNKFDNDVDSALLVDNVQVVPEPSSLLSLLGFGVLGAGSLLKRKQRQKAGLVKSS